A single region of the Ziziphus jujuba cultivar Dongzao chromosome 10, ASM3175591v1 genome encodes:
- the LOC112490585 gene encoding spindle assembly checkpoint kinase isoform X2: MKHFKNSTTLLLSDSKAANFIGEDVTMMSNLGARPYGSPGLPCKPNPKLDLYAMGIIFFKLLQFFTSAAPGSQRVFAMQDLREKQEFPPNFPDSERDLIVRLMKEEPSERLDLEEVINELEMLSSAEMK, translated from the exons ATGAAGCATTTTAAGAACTCGACGACTCTCCTATTATCAGATTCGAAAGCAG CAAACTTTATTGGGGAAGATGTTACTATGATGTCGAATCTTGGAGCTCGACCATACGGATCTCCCGGACTCCCCTGCAAACCAAACCCCAAGCTGGATCTCTATGCAATGGGGATCATTTTTTTCAAGCTATTACAGTTCTTTACATCTGCAGCACCAGGTTCCCAAAGGGTCTTTGCCATGCAAGATTTGAGAGAAAAGCAGGAGTTCCCACCAAATTTTCCAGACTCTGAGAGGGATCTTATAGTTCGATTGATGAAAGAAGAACCATCAGAAAGACTTGATTTGGAGGAAGTGATAAATGAACTAGAGATGTTGAGCTCAGCAGAGATGAAGTAG
- the LOC107412504 gene encoding uncharacterized protein LOC107412504 isoform X1: MSVESIVKWILEATTTILPEEEIIRRVESLQQILPVAFPSELKSILETLQSIWIKFLPMGGYYMLKICIMKTLLRFKEEMVDYKEFVHLIYDNITHDDALKINHGEEFARDLMSQVADLCSTVFGPRCWFRIFDEIEVFRKHGGIETCVPAIYLGRHHTDGQCVIQYTIDGRLITEVVPNSNILGKRKKIPLGPIVEGMPVEYFDRNFWIPTVTKAQVADKHWVIKVGEKLFEACTRYMRSYQPIDERRLCDANKQNFTFLCRDGKCYSYPHVLGFDCESDEESETDYEDEPETEKTTRVKSKTPVAPETASARTLSVCNLPDSVQRADVENFFKDAGKVVDLHFSTNEEGMFRVSGAHVEFDTVEAAMKALDLNGRDLSGHAVRIAYMDFMDDDSQFQQSFRT; this comes from the exons ATGTCTGTGGAGAGTATAGTAAAGTGGATATTAGAAGCTACAACAACTATACTA CCGGAGGAGGAAATAATACGCCGAGTGGAGTCTCTACAACAAATCCTACCAGTAGCATTTCCAAGTGAGTTAAAAAGTATTTTGGAAACTTTACAG AGTATCTGGATAAAATTCCTTCCAATGGGTGGTTACTATATGTTAAAGATTTGTATTATGAAAACTCTTTTGCGATTCAAAGAAGAAATGGTTGACTATAAAGAATTTGTTCATCTTATCTATGACAACATTACACATGATGATGCACTTAAGATTAATCATGGGGAGGAGTTTGCACGCGATCTAATGTCGCAGGTGGCCGATCTTTGTTCCACTGTTTTTGGACCTCGTTGCTGGTTTAGAATATTTGATGAAATTGAAGTATTCCGTAAGCATGGCGGTATTGAAACCTGCGTTCCTGCCATCTACTTAGGACGCCACCATACAGATGGACAATGTGTAATCCAATATACTATTGATGGTCGTTTGATTACTGAAGTGGTTCCAAATAGTAATATAttagggaaaaggaaaaaaatcccACTTGGACCTATTGTGGAGGGTATGCCAGTAGAATATTTTGATAGGAATTTCTGGATACCTACTGTTACAAAGGCGCAAGTGGCAGACAAACACTGGGTAATAAAAGTGGGAGAAAAACTGTTTGAAGCTTGCACTCGCTACATGAGGTCTTATCAGCCTATTGATGAACGGAGGCTGTGTGATGCCAACAAACAGAACTTCACGTTTCTTTGCAGAGACGGCAAATGCTACAGCTACCCTCATGTTCTTGGCTTCGATTGTGAATCTGATGAAGAGTCTGAAACTGACTATGAAGATGAGCCTGAAACTGAAAAAACAACAAGAGTTAAA TCAAAAACGCCTGTTGCTCCTGAAACTGCTTCTGCAAGGACATTGTCTGTTTGTAACTTGCCAGATAGCGTCCAACGAGCTGATGT ggaaaatttttttaaagatgctggTAAAGTTGTTGACCttcatttttcaacaaatgagGAAGGAATGTTCAGGGTGTCCGGGGCGCATGTCGAGTTTGACACTGTAGAAGCTGCAATGAAG GCACTTGACTTGAATGGCCGAGATTTGTCTGGTCATGCTGTGAG AATTGCTTATATGGACTTCATGGATGATGATAGCCAATTTCAACAAAGCTTTAGAACTTAG
- the LOC112490585 gene encoding spindle assembly checkpoint kinase isoform X1, which yields MLLLMSLDSQIRITLVFAYTFRWSYVRRTNFIGEDVTMMSNLGARPYGSPGLPCKPNPKLDLYAMGIIFFKLLQFFTSAAPGSQRVFAMQDLREKQEFPPNFPDSERDLIVRLMKEEPSERLDLEEVINELEMLSSAEMK from the exons ATGTTGCTTCTGATGAGTCTCGACTCCCAAATAAGAATCACACTGGTGTTTGCTTATACATTCAGATGGAGTTATGTCAGGAGGA CAAACTTTATTGGGGAAGATGTTACTATGATGTCGAATCTTGGAGCTCGACCATACGGATCTCCCGGACTCCCCTGCAAACCAAACCCCAAGCTGGATCTCTATGCAATGGGGATCATTTTTTTCAAGCTATTACAGTTCTTTACATCTGCAGCACCAGGTTCCCAAAGGGTCTTTGCCATGCAAGATTTGAGAGAAAAGCAGGAGTTCCCACCAAATTTTCCAGACTCTGAGAGGGATCTTATAGTTCGATTGATGAAAGAAGAACCATCAGAAAGACTTGATTTGGAGGAAGTGATAAATGAACTAGAGATGTTGAGCTCAGCAGAGATGAAGTAG
- the LOC107412484 gene encoding LOW QUALITY PROTEIN: ABC transporter G family member 15 (The sequence of the model RefSeq protein was modified relative to this genomic sequence to represent the inferred CDS: deleted 1 base in 1 codon; substituted 2 bases at 2 genomic stop codons), whose amino-acid sequence MIPHNHPNTSSAILNRGVAIDFDDTKGRLVPRVGYSAPGRIMAIMGPSNFGKSTVLDSLAGRLSTDVVTTGNILFHGSKKMVLFLDFRAQNFQAYVTEXDVLLGTLTFRETITFSAHLMLPTLMSREEVNGIVEATIMEMGLLDCADRFIGNXHLRGISGGEKKRVSISLEILTHPCLLFLDEPTNGPDDALAFFVIQMIRNVTCDGRTVISLIYQQSTEVFALFDDLFLLSCGETVYFGEAKMAIEFFAEAAVPCPSRRNASDHFLRCINSDFDKVTATLKGSQRMPDALKSSDPLLNLATAEIKAMLVKKYRRSRTAMSLKAKVEVKQIGGSSFQQ is encoded by the exons ATGATTCCTCATAACCACCCCAATACCAGCAGCGCCATTCTTAACAGAGGCGTTGCAATTGACTTTGATGACACCAAGGGGAGGCTGGTTCCAcgag TGGGGTATTCTGCACCAGGAAGAATCATGGCTATTATGGGTCCCTCTAATTTTGGAAAATCCACAGTTCTTGATTCATTAGCAg GAAGACTGTCAACGGATGTAGTAACAACTGGCAATATTCTCTTCCATGGAAGCAAGAAAATGGTTCTGTT TTTGGATTTTCGAGCTCAAAATTTTCAGGCTTATGTGACAGAATAGGATGTGTTATTGGGAACACTGACATTTAGAGAAACTATTACATTTTCGGCTCACTTGATGCTTCCAACTTTAATGAGTAGAGAAGAGGTCAATGGCATTGTGGAAGCAACAATCATGGAA ATGGGGCTTCTTGATTGTGCAGATAGGTTCATTGGAAACTGACATTTGAGAGGTATCAGCGGTGGGGAAAAGAAGAGAGTAAGCATTTCCCTTGAGATTCTCACTCATCCTTGCCTTCTGTTTCTTGATGAACCTACAAATGGCCCTGATGATGCCTTGGCTTTCTTTGTCATTCAAATGATTAGAAATGTTACTTGCGATGGAAGAACTGTTATATCATTGATTTACCAGCAAAGTACTGAAGTTTTTGCACTCTTTGATGATCTTTTCTTGTTATCATGTGGTGAAACTGTTTATTTTGGAGAAGCAAAGATGGCCATAgag TTCTTTGCTGAGGCTGCTGTTCCATGTCCTAGTAGAAGGAATGCCTCAGATCACTTCTTACGTTGTATAAATTCAGATTTCGACAAAGTTACTGCCACACTGAAAGGATCTCAAAGAATGCCT GATGCTCTGAAATCATCCGACCCTCTCTTGAATTTGGCGACGGCAGAAATCAAAGCAATGCTTGTTAAGAAATACAGGCGCTCGAG GACGGCCATGTCATTGAAAGCAAAGGTGGAAGTCAAGCAAATTGGTGGAAGCAGCTTTCAACAATGA
- the LOC107412504 gene encoding uncharacterized protein LOC107412504 isoform X2: protein MGGYYMLKICIMKTLLRFKEEMVDYKEFVHLIYDNITHDDALKINHGEEFARDLMSQVADLCSTVFGPRCWFRIFDEIEVFRKHGGIETCVPAIYLGRHHTDGQCVIQYTIDGRLITEVVPNSNILGKRKKIPLGPIVEGMPVEYFDRNFWIPTVTKAQVADKHWVIKVGEKLFEACTRYMRSYQPIDERRLCDANKQNFTFLCRDGKCYSYPHVLGFDCESDEESETDYEDEPETEKTTRVKSKTPVAPETASARTLSVCNLPDSVQRADVENFFKDAGKVVDLHFSTNEEGMFRVSGAHVEFDTVEAAMKALDLNGRDLSGHAVRIAYMDFMDDDSQFQQSFRT from the exons ATGGGTGGTTACTATATGTTAAAGATTTGTATTATGAAAACTCTTTTGCGATTCAAAGAAGAAATGGTTGACTATAAAGAATTTGTTCATCTTATCTATGACAACATTACACATGATGATGCACTTAAGATTAATCATGGGGAGGAGTTTGCACGCGATCTAATGTCGCAGGTGGCCGATCTTTGTTCCACTGTTTTTGGACCTCGTTGCTGGTTTAGAATATTTGATGAAATTGAAGTATTCCGTAAGCATGGCGGTATTGAAACCTGCGTTCCTGCCATCTACTTAGGACGCCACCATACAGATGGACAATGTGTAATCCAATATACTATTGATGGTCGTTTGATTACTGAAGTGGTTCCAAATAGTAATATAttagggaaaaggaaaaaaatcccACTTGGACCTATTGTGGAGGGTATGCCAGTAGAATATTTTGATAGGAATTTCTGGATACCTACTGTTACAAAGGCGCAAGTGGCAGACAAACACTGGGTAATAAAAGTGGGAGAAAAACTGTTTGAAGCTTGCACTCGCTACATGAGGTCTTATCAGCCTATTGATGAACGGAGGCTGTGTGATGCCAACAAACAGAACTTCACGTTTCTTTGCAGAGACGGCAAATGCTACAGCTACCCTCATGTTCTTGGCTTCGATTGTGAATCTGATGAAGAGTCTGAAACTGACTATGAAGATGAGCCTGAAACTGAAAAAACAACAAGAGTTAAA TCAAAAACGCCTGTTGCTCCTGAAACTGCTTCTGCAAGGACATTGTCTGTTTGTAACTTGCCAGATAGCGTCCAACGAGCTGATGT ggaaaatttttttaaagatgctggTAAAGTTGTTGACCttcatttttcaacaaatgagGAAGGAATGTTCAGGGTGTCCGGGGCGCATGTCGAGTTTGACACTGTAGAAGCTGCAATGAAG GCACTTGACTTGAATGGCCGAGATTTGTCTGGTCATGCTGTGAG AATTGCTTATATGGACTTCATGGATGATGATAGCCAATTTCAACAAAGCTTTAGAACTTAG